A part of Candida albicans SC5314 chromosome 2, complete sequence genomic DNA contains:
- a CDS encoding dynein light chain (Ortholog(s) have ATP-dependent microtubule motor activity, plus-end-directed activity) yields MSEETSVPILKASDLAEEIQTKIFELSSQAIATYKIEKDIAAFLKKELDQLYGPTWHVIVGKSFGSYVTHEQGYFIYFYIGDMAFLIFKSG; encoded by the exons ATGTCTGAAGAAACCAGTGTCC CTATATTGAAAGCATCTGATTTGGCCGAAGAAATTCAAactaaaatatttgaattatcgTCCCAGGCAATAGCCACttataaaattgaaaaagatattgctgcatttttgaaaaaagaattggatCAACTTTATGGTCCTACATGGCATGTAATTGTTGGTAAATCATTTGGAAGTTATGTTACACATGAACAAGGTTATTTCATATATTTCTATATTGGTGATATGgcatttttaattttcaaaagtgGTTAA
- a CDS encoding cyanamide hydratase (Protein of unknown function; induced in azole-resistant strain that overexpresses MDR1; protein present in exponential and stationary growth phase yeast cultures; Spider biofilm induced) — MSKYGFIKISRDVQQAIPNPKKPSIQLNTELPLDSPLTKFVYDYSKKRLPNETFNHSLRVYFYSVAIIKDQFADWTLDPEIVFVTSLLHDIGTSHENMHATKMSFETWGGILSRDLVLEQTKGNKDYADAVCEAIVRHQDLGESGYITTLGLILQISTILDNVGLNSHLIHEDTLDAVNKKYSRKGWLNCFAGAIDKENELKPWGHTSALGVDKFKDDVLANKLRYEKL; from the coding sequence ATGTCAAAATACGGATTcataaaaatttcaagaGATGTTCAACAAGCAATTCCAAATCCCAAAAAACCTTCTATTCAACTTAACACCGAATTGCCACTTGATTCGCCATTAACTAAGTTTGTTTATGATTATTCTAAAAAGAGGTTACCAAACGAGACGTTCAATCATTCACTTAGGGTATATTTCTACAGCGTGGCTATAATTAAGGACCAATTTGCAGATTGGACTCTCGATCcagaaattgtttttgtcaCCAGTTTGTTACATGACATTGGTACGTCTCATGAAAATATGCATGCCACCAAGATGTCGTTTGAGACATGGGGTGGGATATTATCACGAGACTTGGTTTTGGAACAGACCAAGGGTAATAAAGATTATGCTGATGCTGTGTGTGAGGCTATTGTTAGACATCAAGATTTAGGCGAATCTGGCTACATTACCACTTTGGGATTGATTTTACAGATCAGTACTATTTTGGATAATGTGGGGTTGAATTCGCATTTGATCCATGAGGATACTTTAGATGCAGTCAATAAGAAATATTCAAGAAAAGGATGGTTGAATTGCTTTGCTGGTGCTATCGACAAggaaaatgaattgaaaccCTGGGGCCATACAAGTGCACTAGGGgttgataaattcaaaGATGATGTTTTAGCAAATAAATTAAGgtatgaaaaattataa
- a CDS encoding uncharacterized protein (Ortholog of C. dubliniensis CD36 : Cd36_16320, Candida tropicalis MYA-3404 : CTRG_01238 and Candida albicans WO-1 : CAWG_03918), which translates to MVLNIKKCLESNLLACMEQSILVLPHELIARILSMNYSMYGSLKHIYHFVVTCKEMYYRHVFLLYTLEPVMVSLCKCNKAISLVAMGLLKQSKLCYSIRCLDWFLTPKFTTAKHYQKAILDSINQFSNLYKVCLTANSLDMLMQVNRLPKCVSVLKINLITHVNPTRHTMRLDKVPLFRLKVLIFETSAPLSLTEYYYPFFRSILISKSPLYSWMAIDENVPEAHVKSPINQVCNILATLIYHSRSTLEYLNIHKLHPVFVFRAMDVVFHHGGINLSLFGSSEIDIQNLSEFPSLKYLKIDNSYSLTDNLIQKLMGRNKQSLIVLDYMYLQEIMHATLFEGNHVHKEFYDRNTGFATKVLTELNTLIQ; encoded by the coding sequence ATGGTGttaaatattaaaaagTGCTTGGAAAGTAATTTATTGGCATGTATGGAACAATCAATCTTAGTGCTTCCTCATGAATTAATTGCTAGGATTTTGAGTATGAACTACTCCATGTATGGCCTGCTAAAACACATTTACCATTTTGTTGTCACTTGCAAAGAGATGTACTATAGAcatgtttttttattgtataCACTTGAACCCGTTATGGTTAGTCTATGCAAATGCAATAAAGCAATCAGCCTTGTGGCAATGGGACTTCTTAAACAAAGCAAACTTTGTTACAGTATTAGATGCCTTGATTGGTTCCTAACTCCAAAATTTACGACAGCTAAACATTACCAAAAAGCCATTCTTGACtctattaatcaattttcaaaccTATATAAAGTGTGTTTAACAGCTAACTCTTTGGATATGTTAATGCAAGTGAATAGGTTACCAAAATGTGTTTctgttttaaaaataaacttgATTACTCATGTCAACCCTACACGTCATACAATGCGTTTAGATAAAGTACCGTTATTCAGATTGAAAGTTTTAATCTTTGAAACACTGGCTCCATTGAGTTTGACTGAGTATTATTATCCCTTTTTCAGAAGTATTTTGATATCCAAATCTCCATTGTATTCCTGGATGGCCATAGATGAGAATGTTCCTGAAGCCCATGTGAAATCTCCAATAAACCAAGTTTGCAATATATTAGCCACTTTGATCTACCATAGCAGATCTACCCTTGAGTATCTTAACATTCACAAATTACACCCGGTGTTTGTCTTCAGAGCCATGGATGTAGTGTTTCACCATGGTGGGATAAATTTATCGTTATTTGGTTCTTCAGAGATCGATATCCAAAATTTGAGTGAGTTTCCTAGTTTGAAATAtctaaaaattgataattcatATCTGTTGACAGACAACTTGATACAAAAGTTGATGGGGAGGAACAAACAAAGCCTTATTGTTCTTGATTACATGtatttacaagaaataaTGCATGCCACACTTTTCGAAGGAAACCATGTACATAAAGAATTTTACGATAGAAACACTGGTTTTGCTACAAAAGTGTTAACTGAATTGAATACGTTGATCCAGTGA